Proteins from a genomic interval of Capsicum annuum cultivar UCD-10X-F1 chromosome 4, UCD10Xv1.1, whole genome shotgun sequence:
- the LOC124897942 gene encoding uncharacterized protein LOC124897942, protein MKKWGSHRRLRGYDKKRILDVETTLLRHNASLNEVTIYEKAYSCSVDFITSDHRNATSKVICDYILELVRDSSNVITPNFMVDEMRRKYGTIISYTKGWFQYAFFSYGASIIGWTNCRPIIMVDTTFLKSKYRGVLMIAVSEDGKNDIFPLAFGIADSKNNESYNWFFNQLRNTIRLREQLSILSDRHPAIINTIINIYLECQHGICIYHMEKNLRKRYFSDMVLSLFYNTATTYKQTKFYTFVDEIEKVDKVAAEYLKKEEPERWAHSFHTNRRYNMLTTNNVESMNAVLRKSRQLPILGLIDYIQNKLQS, encoded by the exons ATGAAGAAATGGGGCAGCCATCGAAGATTAAGAGGATACGataaaaaaaggattcttgatgTCGAGACTACTCTCTTGAGACACAATGCCTCTTTAAATGAG GTTACTATATATGAAAAGGCTTACAGTTGCTCGGTTGATTTTATAACGTCTGACCACAGGAATGCAACATCAAAGGTCATATGTGACTATATACTAGAGCTTGTGCGTGACTCTAGTAATGTAATCACACCAAACTTTATGGTAGATGAAATGAGAAGGAAATATGGAACAATCATATCCTACACCAAAGGATG GTTTCAATATGCATTTTTTTCTTATGGCGCTTCAATCATTGGATGGACCAACTGTAGACCAATAATAATGGTAGATACAACATTTTTGAAGTCAAAATATCGTGGTGTACTAATGATAGCAGTGTCAGAGGATGGCAAAAATGACATATTTCCTTTGGCTTTTGGAATTGCAGACTCAAAAAATAATGAGTCTTATAACTGGTTCTTCAATCAGTTAAGAAATACAATTAGGTTACGTGAACAATTATCTATTCTATCAGATCGTCACCCAGCCATTATAAATACAATTATAAATATCTATCTAGAGTGTCAGCATGGGATATGCATCTATCACATGgagaagaatttaagaaaaagatacTTCTCAGATATGGTTCTATCACTCTTCTACAACACAGCAACAACATACAAACAAACTAAATTTTATACTtttgtggatgagatagaaaaagtcGACAAAGTTGCTGCAGAGTACTTGAAAAAAGAAGAACCAGAAAGATGGGCTCATTCGTTTCATACCAACAGAAGGTATAATATGCTTACAACTAACAACGTGGAGTCCATGAATGCGGTACTGAGAAAATCAAGGCAGCTGCCAATACTGGGACTGATCGATTACATTCAGAACAAGTTACAAAGTtga